DNA from Rhodopirellula bahusiensis:
TCACGGCCAATGTCAGAATGGAATCCCAGACTTGTTCGGCTGTCATCCGCCGAACGGTGGGCCCAGGGAAGTAGTACATGTCTCCATCGGTGATGTCATAGTCAACGGCTTGCCGTTGGTATGTTTGGCTGTACAGAACGACGCGGGTCAGTTCCTTCAGATCGAATCCGCGTCGAATCAGTTCCTCGCACAGGTGATCCATCGCGGCTTCATTGACACAAGGGTTTTCGTCTCGGAAGTCATCCACGGGTTCCACAAAACCGACTCCCATCAAACGCTTCCAAAGCCGGTTCACGATCGTTTGACTGAACCGAGGATTCTCGGGACTGGTCACCCAAGCGGCGAACTGCTCACGAGGCGTCGCATTGGCGGCGGAAGTTGGGATTTCGCCCCACAGTACCTTGGGCTCAACAACGTCCTTCGGCTTGGCGTCGCGATAGGCATAGTCATGCGGCAATCGCAGACGTCGCGGTCGCTCACTGACAACGTAGGTGTTCGCGCGGGCGATGCGTTGAAACTCGCCGGGAACGCGTCCTTTGTCGAAGTGTTTTTTCCCCTCGTTGATCAGCGCGTTGGCGGGATTGGTTTTCTCGAATCCTGGATCGCCCTTTCGCATCCGAGTGCTGGTTCCCGCGGTGAATGCAGCCAGTTGATAAAACTGGTACTGCGACCACTCATCAAACGGATGGTCGTGACATTGAGCGCATCCGATTTGAGTCCCCAAGAAAACTCGTACCGTGTTGTCGATGTAAGGCAGCGGCATCCCATCATCGCGGAGCTGAAATCCGACGGCCGGGTTGTCCCAGACTTTGCCGTCCGCTGTCAGCATCTCGTAAACCCACTGGTCGTAGGGTTTGTTCTCGGCGATCGATTGCTTGACGTACCCGTTGTAAGGATCGGCGACCAAGTTTGGCTGGGGACGATCCACCAATCGCAACGTGTCCGCCCACCAGTTGTACGAATGACTGACGTAGTCGGGGCTGGAGAGCAATTGATCGATCAGCACTTCGCGTCGGTCGCTGGATTTGGATTCGAGGAACCGATTGGCTTCTTCCAAGGTCGGAATGCGTCCAGCGACATCCAAGTAGACACGTCGCAAAAACACTTCGTCGCTGGCCAGTTCTTGCGGCGTGATGCCCTCGGCCAACAATTCTCGCTCGATGAAGGTATCCAGTTCGTTCGCGGCGTAGCGAATTCCCTGGCGACTGGACGTGCGAACAGGGGCGACTTCCATGTCGACGGTTTTCTTCGAACGCACGCTTTCTGGAAGTCGAATCTTCGTTTTCGAGTTCGTTTTTTTGACGTTTCGTTGGTTGGCTCGCTGGGCAAACGCATCCGGGCCAAGCAAACAAAAGGCCAACAAAAACATTCCCATCAAACGCATCGAACCGCCTCGGTGACACATCGCGTCCACTCCGAAAAAACCAGAACTCAGAAAAGATGGCATCATGCTCCGTCCCCCTCTATCATAATCCATCGACTCGCGGGCAACCGGCGAATCAAACGCTCAGATCGCCCGCTGATTTTCACCCCCCCCCTCCCAGTCCCACCTTCGCAACGAATGGTTGCACGAACATCCGAAGAGACTGCCGGTGCCACTGGCGTCGAGGTCACTTTGGCAAACGTTGCGACCTCTCGTTCAAACGCATTCCCACTGACTATGAACTCAAACGGACCCACCTTGATGAATCCTCCGCGTATTCGCCGGTTCCTTCGACAACTCACACAGCATGCTTGCGTTGCTATCGCAGCATGCTCGATCGCCTCCTCTGCGACAGCCGCGAATCCAGAGGCTGCCGAAGCCGCTGCGACCTGGGAAACCAAAACGGTTGCTTCCGATAGCAAGGGTTCGAAGCAACAGGATGTGGAGATCTACCGGGGTGGAAAATTGATCGCCCGTCACCACTCCAGCTTGCTCGGCACGCCTGGCCTCTATCCGCTGAATTCTCCCTCGGGTTTGCCGCTGACGCGTGACTACCCGATGAAGGCCAAGGGCAAGTATGAACGGGACGACCACCATCACCATCGTTCGCTGTGGTTCACCCACGGCATCGTCAACGACCTCGATTTTTGGTTGGACAAACCAACGCCACACACCGGCTACGTCGTGCAGACTTCGATGTCCAAAGAGGAAGGCGAAGATGGAATCACGCTGACCACGAACAATGATTGGAACGACCCTGATGGCAACCGTGTTTTGAGCGATCAGCGGCAATGGACGTTCTCCGAATCACAAGGCGACACCGTCATCGACTTGGACGTTCGACTCAAAGCGACCGATGGCGATGTTACATTCGGTGACACCAAAGAAGGCACGCTTGGTGTTCGGGTCGCGGGCTCGATGAAAGTCGATGCGAAACTCGGTGGAACCGGACAAAACGCAGAAGGTCTGAAGGACGGCGCCGCATGGGGCAAGAAGTCAGCGTGGGTCGACTACAGTGGCCCGATCCAACAAGCCGGTTCAGACGAGCCATCCGATTGGCCCACCGCGGGCATCACGATGTTCTATCACCCGGGCAACTCGCAACCTGATTGCTACTGGCACGTCCGGACCTACGGTTTGTTCGCAGCAAACCCGTTCGGCCGCCATCACTTTGGCCAGCCTGAATACGAAGGCGTCAAAATCGCCGATGGAGAGCACTTGGACCTTCACTTCCGAATCGTGTTGCACGACGGTGGCTTCGATCGCGAAAAATCGGAGCAACACTTCGCTGATTACGCCGAAACCAAGCCATCGCTTTGAATTCGCCAGATCCATCTGCCGGTGATCCATCGCCGGCGTCCGCTTCCACGGCGTTTCATCCCAGCGGGTTTCGCTTGGATGGCCGCCGCGTTGTCGTCACTGGCGGCACGCAAGGAGTCGGCGGAGCGATCGCTCGTGGCCTGACCCGAGTCGGCGCGGACGTCGTTTTGATTGGACTCCAACGTGACGCCGCCGCGGAAGCAACCCTGACCGCTTGCCGTGACAGCGGACAGCGTGCGGAGTTGGTCCTGTGCGATCTTTCGACTTCCGCAGAAACCTGGATCGATCAACTGTTGTCACAAATCGACGAAGTGCTTCCGGGAGTGGACACGCTGGTCAACAACGCGGGCACCTTCATCGATGTTCCATTCTTGGAGATGACGACTGACCGATATCAAGCCACGATGAATCTCAACGTCGGGGCAGGGTACTTTCTCACCCAAGCCTTCGCGAAACGCTGGGTGACAAACCAAGTCGCTGGACGCGTTCTGTTCACCGGGTCCATCAATGGGTTCTTGGCAGAACCGGATCACACCGCCTACGACACCTCGAAGGGTGCGGTGGCTTCGATGGTCCGTTCGCTTTGCGTGTCGCTGGCACCGCATCAAATTCGCGTCAATTCGATGGCCCCAGGCTTGGTTCGAACACAGCTCACGGATGTGGTCAATCATGACGCTGCGATCGAGTCGTGGATGCAACTGCACACACCCAACGGGCAAATCCCGTCGCCGGACGCGTGCGTCGGAGCGGCAATTTTCTTGCTCAGCGACGTCGCAGCACATGTTCACGGACAAACACTCTTGGTCGATGGCGGCATGAGTGCGTGGCAACAACCGGACCTCCCCGCGGATCACTGATCCGCTTTCCCCTCCCCCCTTTCCCCACCGAAGTTCCTCACCATGACACACCACCGATTCGGCCCAAGACGCGCCTTGTTCGCGGCACTATCGATCTGTTTTTTCGCGAGCGTTGTGCAACCAAGCCTCGTTCGCGGTGATGTAAAGCTGCCTGGTTTCTTCACCGACCACATGGTCCTGCAACAAGAAAAGCCGATCCGAGTTTGGGGTTGGGCGGATCCATCTGAGAAAGTCCAAGTCACAATCGGCGATGATCAAGCCGCGACGCAAGCCAATCAAGACGGAAACTGGTTGGTTGAACTCCCCGCACGTTCGGCGAGTTCGGATGCGGTTGAAATCAAAGTGACCGGCAACAATGAGCTTCAGCTCAAAGACATTCTGATTGGTGAGGTCTGGTTGTGCTCGGGCCAATCCAACATGGAATGGCGAGTCCAATCCAGCGTGAACGCGGCGGAGGAAATCGCATCGGCAAACTACCCACAAATTCGGCACATGAAAGTGCCTCGCGTACCGTCTCCCATGGCGGTTGATGATGTGCCAGCGCCATGGCAAGTCTGTTCGCCGGAGACAGCGGGCCAGTTCACGGCGGCCGGATACTTCATGGCTCGACGACTGCACAAAGAATTGAACGTTCCAATCGGATTGGTCAACTCATCTTGGGGTGGAACCCGCATCGAACCTTGGACACCACCGGTTGGGTTTGAAGGCATCGAAGAACTCAAGGACATCTCCGAATCGGTCATTCAGCGCACACCAGGAACAGACGCATTTGAATCAGCACTTCAGAACCACGTGCAATCGACCAAAGCGTGGGTCGCGAAAGCTGAACAAGCACTCGCGAAAGATTCGTTCATCGAACCAGCACCGGTGTACCCCAGCTCGCTGACGCCGTTCACATCGCACGGCCAGCCAACGACGCTATACAACGGTATGATCCATCCTTTGATCCAAATGCCCATCCGTGGTGCGATCTGGTACCAAGGCGAAGCCAACCATCGCGAAGGGATGCTCTACACCGCCAAGATGCGAGCTTTGATTGACGGATGGCGAGCCAAGTGGGATCAAGGACCGTTCCCGTTCTACTTCGTGCAGATCGCTCCGTATCACTACGGCAATGAATCCGGCACGGTCCTGGCCAAGTTCTGGGAA
Protein-coding regions in this window:
- a CDS encoding DUF6807 domain-containing protein, which codes for MNPPRIRRFLRQLTQHACVAIAACSIASSATAANPEAAEAAATWETKTVASDSKGSKQQDVEIYRGGKLIARHHSSLLGTPGLYPLNSPSGLPLTRDYPMKAKGKYERDDHHHHRSLWFTHGIVNDLDFWLDKPTPHTGYVVQTSMSKEEGEDGITLTTNNDWNDPDGNRVLSDQRQWTFSESQGDTVIDLDVRLKATDGDVTFGDTKEGTLGVRVAGSMKVDAKLGGTGQNAEGLKDGAAWGKKSAWVDYSGPIQQAGSDEPSDWPTAGITMFYHPGNSQPDCYWHVRTYGLFAANPFGRHHFGQPEYEGVKIADGEHLDLHFRIVLHDGGFDREKSEQHFADYAETKPSL
- a CDS encoding sialate O-acetylesterase, which codes for MTHHRFGPRRALFAALSICFFASVVQPSLVRGDVKLPGFFTDHMVLQQEKPIRVWGWADPSEKVQVTIGDDQAATQANQDGNWLVELPARSASSDAVEIKVTGNNELQLKDILIGEVWLCSGQSNMEWRVQSSVNAAEEIASANYPQIRHMKVPRVPSPMAVDDVPAPWQVCSPETAGQFTAAGYFMARRLHKELNVPIGLVNSSWGGTRIEPWTPPVGFEGIEELKDISESVIQRTPGTDAFESALQNHVQSTKAWVAKAEQALAKDSFIEPAPVYPSSLTPFTSHGQPTTLYNGMIHPLIQMPIRGAIWYQGEANHREGMLYTAKMRALIDGWRAKWDQGPFPFYFVQIAPYHYGNESGTVLAKFWEAQAAAAAIPNTAMVVTNDIATVNDIHPPNKQDVGKRLADLALRYDYGKTDLVADSPELDSVQTQDGKLRLSFKNTGGALQTSDGKAPNWFENIGPNSGGFQAATAKIEGDEIVLSSDKVQQPTAMRFGWDKLAEPNLRGATGLPLSAFRAGKVPEFAQTIPGADEYELVYELDLSKLGSSIQYDVDHHESISKFDRVAYLVSLEDAGGNVKSVFVSMDAFTDDIAKIGIPTADAKAKFQQSVESMTVYGSDSSVSSGAEIKNGRIEFWPNNYSPSNADKVPGASGTAFDFGDEPGMPVSGYGCMQVHNVDARQTVFAINNWKNGPNADLGIGNHSGEHKDWTFTSNASQYASKKLQVLVRPVK
- a CDS encoding SDR family NAD(P)-dependent oxidoreductase translates to MNSPDPSAGDPSPASASTAFHPSGFRLDGRRVVVTGGTQGVGGAIARGLTRVGADVVLIGLQRDAAAEATLTACRDSGQRAELVLCDLSTSAETWIDQLLSQIDEVLPGVDTLVNNAGTFIDVPFLEMTTDRYQATMNLNVGAGYFLTQAFAKRWVTNQVAGRVLFTGSINGFLAEPDHTAYDTSKGAVASMVRSLCVSLAPHQIRVNSMAPGLVRTQLTDVVNHDAAIESWMQLHTPNGQIPSPDACVGAAIFLLSDVAAHVHGQTLLVDGGMSAWQQPDLPADH
- a CDS encoding DUF1549 and DUF1553 domain-containing protein, which codes for MPSFLSSGFFGVDAMCHRGGSMRLMGMFLLAFCLLGPDAFAQRANQRNVKKTNSKTKIRLPESVRSKKTVDMEVAPVRTSSRQGIRYAANELDTFIERELLAEGITPQELASDEVFLRRVYLDVAGRIPTLEEANRFLESKSSDRREVLIDQLLSSPDYVSHSYNWWADTLRLVDRPQPNLVADPYNGYVKQSIAENKPYDQWVYEMLTADGKVWDNPAVGFQLRDDGMPLPYIDNTVRVFLGTQIGCAQCHDHPFDEWSQYQFYQLAAFTAGTSTRMRKGDPGFEKTNPANALINEGKKHFDKGRVPGEFQRIARANTYVVSERPRRLRLPHDYAYRDAKPKDVVEPKVLWGEIPTSAANATPREQFAAWVTSPENPRFSQTIVNRLWKRLMGVGFVEPVDDFRDENPCVNEAAMDHLCEELIRRGFDLKELTRVVLYSQTYQRQAVDYDITDGDMYYFPGPTVRRMTAEQVWDSILTLAVSNPWPFQRPTAEEMKPVLDLDFSKVDFAEVKRRSAKFKESYFAPVYKRNLNQHAYQRNVLCRASELPAPLPADHFLRQFGQGDREVINGSQDEATVPQILAMFNGPITHVMLEPGSALVDNVLQVNNVKKRIDAIFLSVLTRKPSTDDRVLASRELSSQNQTGVGYGNIIWALLNTREFLFVQ